Within the Terriglobia bacterium genome, the region AGCTTCTGACCACGTGGTCCAACTTCAATCACGGCGCCGCCTACGATCTCGCCAGCGGCACCTGGTCGCTGATGACCACGGTCGGTGCGCCGACCGCCACGGGCGGCGGGACCGCCGTCTGGTCCGGCTCCCGCTTGATCGTGTGGGGAGGGGCGCCTGGGTACGTGAACACCGGGGCGCTCTACGATCCGGTGAAAGATGCGTGGACGTCGATGGGCGCCTCGGGCGCGCCCGCAGGGCGGGCGTACGCCAGCGCGGTCTGGACGGGAAGCGAGATGCTGGTCTGGGGCGGGAGCGACGCCTCGGGCTACCGGACCGACGGCGGCCGGTACACGCCGGGGGATCCCGACAGCGACGGGGACGGGTTGTGCAACAGCGTGGATCCCTGCCCGGCCGATCCCCTGAACGACGTGGACTCGGACGGCGTGTGCGGCAACACCGACAACTGCCCGACGACGCCGAACCCGGCCCAGACGGATTCCGACGGCGACGGACTCGGCGACGCCTGCGACGCGTGCCCCCTCGATCCGAACAACGACGTGGACCACGACGGCGTGTGCGGGAACGTGGACAACTGCCTGAACGCGTACAATCCGGCACAGCGCGACACCGACGGGGACGGTATCGGCGACCTCTGCGACAACTGCCCGTTCGTGGCGAATCCGTACCCCCAGGCGGACAGCGACTACGACGGCGCGGGCGACGCGTGCGATTGCCAGCCTCTGGACGGGAACGACCGGACTCCCGCCGAGTCCACGTCGATTTCCGCGGATCGGTCCGGCACGACGACGATCCTCGCATGCACGCGCCAGACCGTCGCCGACGCGTACGCGTTCCTCCGGGGGAACCTGTCGGCCAAGGCGCCGAACGAGTTCGGGAGCTGCGTCGTCCAGGGTCTGGCCGATTGCTACTACGAGGACCCGGACGTGCCGGCCCCGGGGCAGGGGTTCTTCTACCTCGCGCAGGCGCAGAACTACGACTGCGGCCTGGGCTCGCTCGGGACGACCTCGACCGACGCGGAGAGGATCAACAACGACCCCGGCCGGTGCGCCGGAGTGCCGGTCCTCGATTCGTTCGCGACGGGGGAGACCTCCGTCTTCGGCACCGTCAGCGGAACCTACCCCGCGACGCTGGCGTCCGACGACACCTGCGAGGCGATCACCGAGGTACTCTCGACCAGCGGCCCGACCCAGAAACGGTACAGCCGGATGGAGCAACTCTGGAACTTCACGGTCCCCGCGGGATCGATCAAGGAAGTCCACGCGGAGGCTTTCCGGACGACGCTGGCTTCTTACGAGGTCTTCCGGTACGAGTACTCCACGGATGGGGGAAACACCTTCAACGTCGTGGAAGGGTCGAGCGTGCCCAGCTCGAACATCAACCGCGACATGTATTGGAACATTCCGGCGAGCGTCGTCGGCAACGTGATCCTGCGCCTCGTGGACGTGGACCACACGCAGGGGAACCAGATTCTCGAGACGGTGTCCATCGACCAGCTCTGGATTCGCGTGATTCCTTGATTCGGGCGAGGGCCGGCCGCGGAATCTGGCGCACGTACTGCGTGTAGAGATCCGGCGGCGAATCGAGGCGGACTTGCAGCTTCGCGTTCCTATCCCCTGCGACGTTCCGCGACGCAGGACGGAGTGCGTCCTCCGCGGATTCGATGCCTGCGCTATCCCCGCCGTTCGCGGCGCGGGTGCAGGCGGGTTCTCGCGATGCGCACGGGGTTCCTCCGGTGCGCGGCGACACTCGGGACTCGGTCCCGAGCTTCGCCGGGAGGGCTCGGTGAACTCCCAGGCGGTCCGCACGGCAAATGGTCGTATATGTAGTGTCGACCCAAGGGGCGCGGAGCCCCCAACGGAGACGCCCATGAGCAAGGTAAGAAGGTGGATTGGCGCCGGAGTCGTGACGCTGGCCCTTGCGGCCGTTCTCGCCGGCAGTACCACGCTTTTCGCAGCGCCGGCGCAGATCAAGCCGTGCAGCAAATGTCCCGTGGACTGCCCTGGGTACATCTGCTTCGACACCGGCCATTTCTACTGCAACCTCTGCCTCGCCCACTGCGACGGCGCGCATCACTGCGGGCTCGCCGGCTAAGTCCGCGAGCTCCGCGGGCGTCGCTCGCTCCCGTCGTCTCGTCCCGTTCGGTGGGCCGATCCCGCGCGGGCGGCGCACCGGGGTCGCGACGGCGCCCGCGGCATCTTCTTGCGACATGACGTCTCGCGCGAACTCCCGTATGACCTCCCTGAACCTCGGAGGTCAACGTCGATGCGTGCGTTCAAGCCAGCGTTCCTTCTCGTCGCTACCCTCCTGCTCTGCCTCGGACGTCCTCGGGCGGGCGACGCTCCCGCGCAAGCCCTGACTTCGAGGACCGCGAGGCGGCTCAGAGAGCCATCGAGCGCGTGTGGTCGGCGCACCGGATCTGGCCGGAACAGAACCCCGGGCCGAAGCCGCCGCTCGAGGCGGTGGTGTCCGAGGAGACGTTGCGCGCCAAGGTGGACGACATCGTGCGGGGAAGCCGCGCCCTCGAGGAGCGCTGGCACCGCGTGATCACGCACGACGACCTCCAGCGCGAGATGGCGCGGATGACCGCGTAGTCCAGAGCGCCGGATGTTCTCCGCGAGGTATTCGACGCGCTCGGGAACGACTCGGTGCTGACCGCGGAGACTCTCGTCCGCGGCGCGATCGTCGAGCGGGAGATCCGCGAGCGCTATGCCCACGATTCGGAGATCCACGCCGCGACGCGAGAGCGGGCGGCAGCGGCGTTGGCGGGGAAGGGGGATATTGCCGAGCTTCGTGCCCTGGCGGACGCGTACGTCGAGCAGGCGTGGGCGTTTGCGAATCCTCCGGAGATCGCCGGCGCCGCGAGCTCGCCCGGGCTCCCGGCGCCGGCATCGCTGCTGCACGAGGCGGAGTCCGGGCGTCGGACCCGGCCGCTCTTCATCCCGCCGGGAGGCTCCGCGCAGTCCCTCAGTCGCCGCGCTCGAGCTGCTCCGCGTCCGCCCGGTCACGCGGCCGCCCCGTGGCGCGCTTGTTCTTGAGAA harbors:
- a CDS encoding thrombospondin type 3 repeat-containing protein yields the protein MIVWGGYTATGRVNTGGRYDLAADSWQSTSVTGAPSARSGHTAVWTGTRMIVWGGTIGSVQPSCDGQRSDGGVYDPGSDSWTSTGSSGSLPWARYEHFVFWTGSEMIVWGGKQDFHMLSYCGFSKLTSGGRYDPATGSWTAIATSPDTAISTERGDAMFTGAKLLTTWSNFNHGAAYDLASGTWSLMTTVGAPTATGGGTAVWSGSRLIVWGGAPGYVNTGALYDPVKDAWTSMGASGAPAGRAYASAVWTGSEMLVWGGSDASGYRTDGGRYTPGDPDSDGDGLCNSVDPCPADPLNDVDSDGVCGNTDNCPTTPNPAQTDSDGDGLGDACDACPLDPNNDVDHDGVCGNVDNCLNAYNPAQRDTDGDGIGDLCDNCPFVANPYPQADSDYDGAGDACDCQPLDGNDRTPAESTSISADRSGTTTILACTRQTVADAYAFLRGNLSAKAPNEFGSCVVQGLADCYYEDPDVPAPGQGFFYLAQAQNYDCGLGSLGTTSTDAERINNDPGRCAGVPVLDSFATGETSVFGTVSGTYPATLASDDTCEAITEVLSTSGPTQKRYSRMEQLWNFTVPAGSIKEVHAEAFRTTLASYEVFRYEYSTDGGNTFNVVEGSSVPSSNINRDMYWNIPASVVGNVILRLVDVDHTQGNQILETVSIDQLWIRVIP